The following coding sequences are from one Stigmatopora nigra isolate UIUO_SnigA chromosome 12, RoL_Snig_1.1, whole genome shotgun sequence window:
- the ccdc88ab gene encoding girdin isoform X2, with amino-acid sequence MESEVFSPLLEHFMLSPLVCWVKTVGQPMVTDGSKLSEYVQLLDGVYLNEVMLEINPKATVQRTNKKVNNDPTLRIQNLSILIRQIKAYYQETLQQLVMMPLPNVLILGRNPLTERGLEEMKKLLLLLLGCAVQCDKKEDYIERIQTLDFVTKAAIASHIQEVTHNQDNVVDLQWLESGEIPAEDLASLSRNLAFHLKHTVDDRDMQLETIVELTQERDCIQLSPLGAGPVQSPNGSPSMRRTESRQHLSVELADAKAKIRRLRQELEEKSEQLLDTRQELENMELELKKIQQESYQLLSDARSARAYRDELDVLREKAIRVDKLESEVTRYKEKLHDIEFYKARVEELKEDNQVLLETKTMLEEQLDTTRSRSDKLHLLEKENLQLKSKIHDLEMERDLDRKRVEELLEENLVLEMAQKQSMDESLHLGWELEQLSKTPEHTEAPLKSLGEEVNELTSSRLLKLEKDNQTLLKTVEELRGGAGLDSEAKFGKVTQENQRLNQKLGHLESELATERESLRSAESLSTDLMKEKALLETTLETLRENSERQLKGLEQENKHLSQTVSSLRQRSQVGAEARVKDVEKENRILHESICETTSKLNKMEFERKQLRKELEAVKEKGERAEELEILLQKLERDNESLQKKVATLGITCAKVSALEKENTDLEAESRRLKKKLDALKNMAFQLEALEKENSQLEQENLEARRSAESFRSAGAKAMQLEAENRELESERSQLKRSLELLKATSKKTERLEVSYQGLDTENQRLQKALENSSKKIQQLEAELQEVETENQTLQRNLEELKISSKRLEQLEQENKTLEHESSQLEKDKKLLEKENKRLRQQAEIRDSKLDDSNQRISSLEKENRTMGKEMIFFRDSCTRVKDLEKENKELVKQGTIDKRTLITLREELVSEKLRTQQINNDLEKLTHELEKIGVDKERLLLDEDSGDRFKLLESKLESTLKSSLEIKEEKIAALEARLQESSNLNQQLRQELKTVKKNYEALRQREEEERMVQTSPSRGGEDGQTLSKWEKESHEATRELLKVKDRLIEVERNNATLHAEKVALRSQLKQLETQSSNLQAQIVAVQRQSASLQENNTGLQTQNAKLQVENSTLGSQSAALMAQNAQLQGLQSSAEAEREGTQREKEELRSTYELLLRDHDKLAALHERQASEYEALIGKHGGLKTSHKSLEQQYRDLEDKYKQFLQRRGDLEELEKNLKEQQDKMSSENQNHRTTADQYKLLKEENDRLNTTYQQLQRDNENLQLDHKNIKSQLNGAKLEQTKLEAEFSKLKEQYQQLDITSTKLTNQCELLSQLKGNLEEENRHLLDQIQTLMLQNRTLLEQTMESKDLFHVEQRQYIDKLNELRRQKEKLEEKIMDQYKFYDPSPPRRRGNWITLKMKKLIKPKSRERMRSLTLTPSRSESGDGFLSFPADSQDSSSVGSGSNSLDDALTQKRSSTLKRLPFMRNRSKDKDKAKAIYRRSMSMNDLLQTMTVAGGPSGDWTGSTENLDVGGEAGDLSGGRRGGAGGRRMKELAFSTNAIDCAVLTLPSTAHGRATQRIRVKDNASCEDVAGSSDDPKIQASRPSSLHSNRTTSSISNNNSQLTSPLEGKGTLNGIASRPQSESSGEFSLSLEQEAWSSSGSSPVQQTSSRSSHRSPGPTRATLEPSATAPLPGCIKKTASPGSEVLSLQQFLDEGIDPAESGSQENLTVDSPRLLASSERAQKERPATRARGILRSSSGKAAAVATERPPRSSGQAGRPSLRKAESTRVKGSARPGLSAQSRAVSVSERLDRASGSVSASTLPRASSVISTAEGSSRRTSIHDMLSKDNRPPVSVDGVQCQLAPSEYTRTGPPGTPPLPKSLSLPCPSSDEAELPALESFLGPSFTAESVFMDSIFRESAAGKSLPFLSLNPTLVSNISGPPAASYPSSQSDGPDGSERLEAEDNQLWFEYGCV; translated from the exons AACGCGGTTTAGAGGAGATGAAGAAATTGCTACTGCTTCTGCTTGGCTGTGCTGTCCAG TGCGACAAAAAGGAAGACTACATTGAACGCATCCAGACTCTGGATTTTGTCACCAAAGCTGCAATTGCCTCCCACATCCAAGAG GTGACTCACAACCAGGATAATGTGGTCGACCTACAATGGCTAGAGAGTGGGGAGATTCCTGCTGAGGACCTGGCAAGTTTATCCAGGAACCTGGCTTTTCATCTTAAACACACAGTGGACGACAGGGACATGCAACTAGAG ACAATCGTGGAGCTGACACAGGAACGAGATTGTATCCAGTTATCTCCGCTGGGTGCCGGCCCAGTTCAGTCGCCCAACGGTTCTCCAAGCATGAGGAGGACAGAGAGTCGGCAGCACCTTTCTGTGGAGCTGGCTGACGCCAAGGCCAAGATTAGGCGTTTGAGGCAGGAATT GGAAGAAAAGAGTGAGCAACTTCTAGACACACGACAGGAGCTAGAGAACATGGAGCTCGAGCTCAAAAAGATTCAGCAGGAG AGCTACCAGCTTCTATCAGACGCCCGCTCGGCCCGGGCGTATCGTGATGAGCTGGACGTCCTCCGGGAAAAAGCCATTCGTGTGGACAAGCTGGAAAGTGAGGTGACCCGCTATAAAGAGAAACTCCATGACATTGAGTTCTACAAGGCCAGAGTGGAG GAGCTAAAAGAGGACAACCAGGTCTTGCTGGAGACCAAAACCATGCTAGAGGAGCAGTTGGACACCACCCGGAGCCGATCAGATAAATTGCATCTCCTAGAGAAGGAGAATCTGCAGCTGAAGTCCAAAATACATGACCTTGAAATG GAGCGAGATCTAGATCGCAAACGAGTGGAGGAACTTTTGGAGGAGAACCTGGTGCTGGAAATGGCCCAGAAACAGAGCATGGATGAGTCGTTACACCTGGGCTGGGAGCTGGAGCAACTATCTAAAACACCAGAGCATACTGAGG CCCCACTAAAGTCCCTTGGCGAAGAGGTGAACGAGTTAACGTCCAGTCGCCTGCTGAAGCTGGAGAAAGACAACCAGACACTCTTGAAAACTGTGGAAGAGCTCCGTGGTGGCGCTGGTCTGGACTCTGAGGCCAAATTTGGCAAAGTCACCCAGGAGAACCAGAGACTCAACCAAAAA CTTGGGCATCTGGAAAGCGAATTGGCAACGGAAAGAGAGTCGCTCCGCAGTGCTGAGTCGCTGAGCACGGACTTGATGAAGGAAAAGGCATTGCTGGAGACGACACTGGAAACACTGCGGGAAAACTCTGAGAGACAG CTGAAAGGTCTTGAGCAGGAGAACAAACACTTGAGCCAGACAGTGTCATCTCTGCGACAGCGCAGCCAAGTCGGTGCTGAAGCTCGTGTCAAAGACGTGGAAAAGGAAAACCGAATCCTCCATGAGTCCATCTGCGAGACGACAAGCAAGCTCAACAAGATGGAGTTTGAGCGGAAACAGCTGA GAAAAGAACTGGAGGCTGTGAAGGAGAAAGGCGAGAGAGCGGAAGAGTTGGAGATTCTCCTACAGAAGCTAGAGCGGGACAACGAAAGTCTGCAGAAGAAAGTGGCCACTCTAGGAATTACATGTGCTAAG GTATCAGCATTGGAGAAGGAGAACACCGACCTGGAAGCAGAGAGCCGGCGCCTCAAGAAGAAGCTGGATGCTCTGAAGAACATGGCTTTCCAGCTTGAGGCTCTGGAGAAGGAGAATTCTCAGTTGGAGCAAGAGAACCTAGAGGCGCGGCGTTCGGCGGAGAGCTTCCGCTCGGCCGGTGCCAAGGCCATGCAGCTAGAGGCCGAGAACAGAGAATTAGAGAGTGAGAGGAGCCAGCTCAAGCGCAGCTTGGAGCTCCTTAAGGCAACCTCAAAGAAGACAGAGAGATTAGAA GTGAGCTACCAGGGCTTGGACACGGAGAACCAGCGCTTGCAGAAGGCGCTGGAGAACAGCAGCAAGAAGATCCAGCAGCTTGAGGCTGAACTGCAAGAAGTCGAGACTGAGAACCAGACCCTTCAACGAAATTTGGAGGAGCTTAAAATCTCCAGCAAGCGCCTGGAGCAGCTGGAGCAAGAG AACAAGACACTGGAGCATGAGAGCTCTCAGCTGGAGAAGGACAAGAAGCTGCTGGAGAAGGAAAACAAGCGCCTGAGGCAGCAGGCCGAGATCCGTGACTCCAAGCTGGATGACAGTAACCAGCGCATCTCGTCCCTGGAGAAGGAGAACCGCACAATGGGCAAGGAGATGATCTTCTTCCGGGACTCATGCACCCGCGTCAAAGACCTAGAGAAGGAGAACAAGGAACTGGTCAAACAAGGCACCATCGATAAGAGGACACTCATAACGCTCAGAGAG GAACTTGTTAGCGAGAAGCTACGCACTCAGCAGATCAACAACGACTTGGAGAAACTGACGCACGAGCTGGAGAAGATTGGGGTGGACAAGGAGAGGCTGCTGCTGGATGAGGACTCTGGCGACAG GTTTAAGCTACTGGAAAGCAAACTGGAGTCCACTCTGAAGTCTTCACTGGAGATTAAGGAGGAGAAGATCGCCGCCCTGGAGGCCAGACTGCAGGAGTCCTCCAATCTGAACCAGCAGCTCCGGCAGGAACTCAAAACT GTGAAAAAGAATTACGAGGCTTTACGGCAGAGGGAAGAGGAAGAGAGAATGGTGCAGACCTCACCCTCTCGTGGCGGGGAAGACGGCCAGACACTCAGTAAATGGGAGAAGGAGAGTCACGAAGCCACAAGGGAACTTCTTAAAGTCAAGGATAGACTTATCGAGGTGGAGAGGAAC AATGCCACATTACATGCAGAGAAGGTTGCGCTGAGGAGCCAACTAAAACAACTGGAGACTCAAAGTTCCAACCTACAGGCTCAGATCGTGGCCGTGCAGAGACAGAGCGCATCCCTACAGGAGAACAACACTGGACTGCAGACGCAGAATGCCAAGCTGCAG GTGGAGAATTCCACGCTGGGCTCGCAGAGTGCCGCCCTCATGGCACAGAACGCTCAGTTGCAGGGCTTGCAGAGCAGCGCGGAGGCTGAGCGCGAGGGGACGCAGCGTGAGAAAGAGGAGCTCCGGTCCACCTACGAGCTACTCCTACGGGACCACGACAAGCTAGCAGCGCTCCACGAGAGGCAAGCGTCAGAGTACGAGGCGCTCATTGGCAAACACGGCGGCCTTAAGACCTCCCACAAGTCTCTTGAGCAGCAGTACCGCGACCTGGAGGACAA GTATAAGCAGTTCCTGCAGAGGAGGGGAGATCTGGAAGAGCTGGAGAAGAACCTGAAGGAGCAGCAAGATAAAATGTCTTCAGAGAACCAGAACCACCGAACCACTGCTGATCAGTACAAACTGCTCAAAGAGGAAAATGACAG ACTGAACACAACATACCAGCAGCTGCAGAGAGACAATGAGAACCTCCAGCTGGACCACAAAAACATCAAGAGTCAACTGAATGGCGCCAAGCTCGAGCAGACCAAGTTAGAAGCTGAGTTTTCCAAGCTCAAAGAGCAGTACCAGCAGCTGGATATCACCTCCACCAAACTCACCAACCAGTGTGAG CTCTTAAGTCAGCTGAAGGGCAACCTAGAAGAGGAGAACCGCCACCTCTTGGATCAGATCCAGACGCTGATGCTGCAAAACCGCACATTGCTGGAGCAGACCATGGAGAGCAAAGACCTTTTCCACGTTGAGCAGAGACAATACAT TGACAAGTTGAATGAGCTGAGGAGACAGAAGGAGAAGCTGGAGGAGAAGATTATGGATCAGTACAAGTTCTACGATCCCTCACCTCCACGCAG ACGAGGCAACTGGATCACATTGAAGATGAAGAAGCTGATCAAGCCCAAAAGTCGGGAGCGAATGCGCTCGCTCACATTGACGCCGTCCCGCTCAGAGTCTGGTGATGGCTTCCTGTCCTTCCCTGCTGACAGCCAGGACAGCTCCTCGGTGGGATCCGGTTCCAACTCCCTTGACGATGCGCTAACTCAAAAGAGGAGCAGCA CTTTAAAACGATTGCCTTTCATGAGGAACAGATCCAAGGACAAAGACAAGGCGAAGGCCATCTACCGACGCTCCATGT CCATGAACGACCTACTGCAAACCATGACGGTGGCTGGCGGTCCAAGCGGAGACTGGACAGGCAGCACGGAGAACCTAGACGTGGGTGGCGAGGCAGGGGACTTAAGTGGCGGGCGGCGTGGAGGGGCTGGCGGCAGGCGTATGAAAGAGCTGGCTTTCTCCACCAACGCCATTGACTGTGCCGTCCTCACGTTGCCCTCCACTGCACACGGAAGGGCCACGCAGAGGATCCGTGTCAAAG ACAACGCTTCCTGTGAGGATGTCGCCGGCTCTTCAGACGACCCCAAGATTCAAG CTTCCAGACCCTCCAGTCTCCATAGCAACAGGACCACAAGTAGTATTAGTAACAATAACTCCCAACTCACCTCTCCTTTGGAGGGCAAAG GCACATTGAACGGCATCGCCAGTCGCCCTCAAAGTGAGAGCAGTGGCGAATTCAGCTTGAGTTTGGAGCAAGAAGCCTGGTCCAGCAGCGGCAGCAGTCCTGTCCAGCAGACGTCTTCGCGCTCATCCCACCGGAGCCCTGGGCCCACCCGGGCTACTCTGGAACCGTCAGCCACAGCACCCCTTCCTGGGTGCATCAAAAAGACTGCGTCCCCGGGCAGCGAGGTGCTTTCGCTGCAGCAGTTCCTGGATGAGGGAATCGACCCCGCCGAG TCAGGCAGTCAGGAAAATCTTACCGTGGACTCTCCTCGCCTCCTGGCTTCCTCTGAGCGTGCACAGAAAGAACGCCCAGCCACCCGGGCACGTGGCATCCTGCGGTCGTCCAGCGGCAAAGCGGCGGCCGTCGCCACCGAGCGCCCGCCTCGTTCTTCGGGGCAAGCGGGTCGACCCAGCCTGCGCAAGGCCGAAAGCACACGTGTGAAGGGCTCGGCTCGGCCGGGTCTCTCCGCCCAATCGCGGGCGGTGTCCGTCTCCGAACGCCTGGACCGAGCTTCGGGGTCGGTGTCGGCGTCCACCCTGCCGCGTGCCAGCAGCGTCATCTCCACGGCCGAGGGCAGCTCGCGGCGCACCAGCATCCACGACATGCTCTCCAAGGACAACCGGCCGCCCGTGTCCGTCGATGGGGTCCAATGCCAACTGGCGCCCAGTGAGTACACCCGAACGGGACCCCCAGGTACCCCACCCTTGCCAAAGTCCCTCAGCCTACCGTGCCCGAGCTCGGATGAAGCTGAGCTCCCTGCTCTCGAGTCCTTCCTTGGTCCGTCCTTCACCGCCGAGTCTGTCTTCATGGACTCCATCTTTAGAGAGTCGGCGGCGGGCAAAAGCCTCCCCTTCCTCTCCCTCAATCCCACCCTGGTCAGCAATATCAGCGGTCCTCCCGCGGCCTCGTACCCGTCGAGCCAATCAGACGGCCCGGACGGGTCCGAGCGTTTGGAGGCCGAGGACAATCAATTGTGGTTCGAGTACGGGTGTGTGTGA
- the ccdc88ab gene encoding girdin isoform X4, protein MESEVFSPLLEHFMLSPLVCWVKTVGQPMVTDGSKLSEYVQLLDGVYLNEVMLEINPKATVQRTNKKVNNDPTLRIQNLSILIRQIKAYYQETLQQLVMMPLPNVLILGRNPLTERGLEEMKKLLLLLLGCAVQCDKKEDYIERIQTLDFVTKAAIASHIQEVTHNQDNVVDLQWLESGEIPAEDLASLSRNLAFHLKHTVDDRDMQLETIVELTQERDCIQLSPLGAGPVQSPNGSPSMRRTESRQHLSVELADAKAKIRRLRQELEEKSEQLLDTRQELENMELELKKIQQESYQLLSDARSARAYRDELDVLREKAIRVDKLESEVTRYKEKLHDIEFYKARVEELKEDNQVLLETKTMLEEQLDTTRSRSDKLHLLEKENLQLKSKIHDLEMERDLDRKRVEELLEENLVLEMAQKQSMDESLHLGWELEQLSKTPEHTEAPLKSLGEEVNELTSSRLLKLEKDNQTLLKTVEELRGGAGLDSEAKFGKVTQENQRLNQKLGHLESELATERESLRSAESLSTDLMKEKALLETTLETLRENSERQLKGLEQENKHLSQTVSSLRQRSQVGAEARVKDVEKENRILHESICETTSKLNKMEFERKQLRKELEAVKEKGERAEELEILLQKLERDNESLQKKVATLGITCAKVSALEKENTDLEAESRRLKKKLDALKNMAFQLEALEKENSQLEQENLEARRSAESFRSAGAKAMQLEAENRELESERSQLKRSLELLKATSKKTERLEVSYQGLDTENQRLQKALENSSKKIQQLEAELQEVETENQTLQRNLEELKISSKRLEQLEQENKTLEHESSQLEKDKKLLEKENKRLRQQAEIRDSKLDDSNQRISSLEKENRTMGKEMIFFRDSCTRVKDLEKENKELVKQGTIDKRTLITLREELVSEKLRTQQINNDLEKLTHELEKIGVDKERLLLDEDSGDRFKLLESKLESTLKSSLEIKEEKIAALEARLQESSNLNQQLRQELKTVKKNYEALRQREEEERMVQTSPSRGGEDGQTLSKWEKESHEATRELLKVKDRLIEVERNNATLHAEKVALRSQLKQLETQSSNLQAQIVAVQRQSASLQENNTGLQTQNAKLQVENSTLGSQSAALMAQNAQLQGLQSSAEAEREGTQREKEELRSTYELLLRDHDKLAALHERQASEYEALIGKHGGLKTSHKSLEQQYRDLEDKYKQFLQRRGDLEELEKNLKEQQDKMSSENQNHRTTADQYKLLKEENDRLNTTYQQLQRDNENLQLDHKNIKSQLNGAKLEQTKLEAEFSKLKEQYQQLDITSTKLTNQCELLSQLKGNLEEENRHLLDQIQTLMLQNRTLLEQTMESKDLFHVEQRQYIDKLNELRRQKEKLEEKIMDQYKFYDPSPPRRRGNWITLKMKKLIKPKSRERMRSLTLTPSRSESGDGFLSFPADSQDSSSVGSGSNSLDDALTQKRSSTMNDLLQTMTVAGGPSGDWTGSTENLDVGGEAGDLSGGRRGGAGGRRMKELAFSTNAIDCAVLTLPSTAHGRATQRIRVKDNASCEDVAGSSDDPKIQASRPSSLHSNRTTSSISNNNSQLTSPLEGKGTLNGIASRPQSESSGEFSLSLEQEAWSSSGSSPVQQTSSRSSHRSPGPTRATLEPSATAPLPGCIKKTASPGSEVLSLQQFLDEGIDPAESGSQENLTVDSPRLLASSERAQKERPATRARGILRSSSGKAAAVATERPPRSSGQAGRPSLRKAESTRVKGSARPGLSAQSRAVSVSERLDRASGSVSASTLPRASSVISTAEGSSRRTSIHDMLSKDNRPPVSVDGVQCQLAPSEYTRTGPPGTPPLPKSLSLPCPSSDEAELPALESFLGPSFTAESVFMDSIFRESAAGKSLPFLSLNPTLVSNISGPPAASYPSSQSDGPDGSERLEAEDNQLWFEYGCV, encoded by the exons AACGCGGTTTAGAGGAGATGAAGAAATTGCTACTGCTTCTGCTTGGCTGTGCTGTCCAG TGCGACAAAAAGGAAGACTACATTGAACGCATCCAGACTCTGGATTTTGTCACCAAAGCTGCAATTGCCTCCCACATCCAAGAG GTGACTCACAACCAGGATAATGTGGTCGACCTACAATGGCTAGAGAGTGGGGAGATTCCTGCTGAGGACCTGGCAAGTTTATCCAGGAACCTGGCTTTTCATCTTAAACACACAGTGGACGACAGGGACATGCAACTAGAG ACAATCGTGGAGCTGACACAGGAACGAGATTGTATCCAGTTATCTCCGCTGGGTGCCGGCCCAGTTCAGTCGCCCAACGGTTCTCCAAGCATGAGGAGGACAGAGAGTCGGCAGCACCTTTCTGTGGAGCTGGCTGACGCCAAGGCCAAGATTAGGCGTTTGAGGCAGGAATT GGAAGAAAAGAGTGAGCAACTTCTAGACACACGACAGGAGCTAGAGAACATGGAGCTCGAGCTCAAAAAGATTCAGCAGGAG AGCTACCAGCTTCTATCAGACGCCCGCTCGGCCCGGGCGTATCGTGATGAGCTGGACGTCCTCCGGGAAAAAGCCATTCGTGTGGACAAGCTGGAAAGTGAGGTGACCCGCTATAAAGAGAAACTCCATGACATTGAGTTCTACAAGGCCAGAGTGGAG GAGCTAAAAGAGGACAACCAGGTCTTGCTGGAGACCAAAACCATGCTAGAGGAGCAGTTGGACACCACCCGGAGCCGATCAGATAAATTGCATCTCCTAGAGAAGGAGAATCTGCAGCTGAAGTCCAAAATACATGACCTTGAAATG GAGCGAGATCTAGATCGCAAACGAGTGGAGGAACTTTTGGAGGAGAACCTGGTGCTGGAAATGGCCCAGAAACAGAGCATGGATGAGTCGTTACACCTGGGCTGGGAGCTGGAGCAACTATCTAAAACACCAGAGCATACTGAGG CCCCACTAAAGTCCCTTGGCGAAGAGGTGAACGAGTTAACGTCCAGTCGCCTGCTGAAGCTGGAGAAAGACAACCAGACACTCTTGAAAACTGTGGAAGAGCTCCGTGGTGGCGCTGGTCTGGACTCTGAGGCCAAATTTGGCAAAGTCACCCAGGAGAACCAGAGACTCAACCAAAAA CTTGGGCATCTGGAAAGCGAATTGGCAACGGAAAGAGAGTCGCTCCGCAGTGCTGAGTCGCTGAGCACGGACTTGATGAAGGAAAAGGCATTGCTGGAGACGACACTGGAAACACTGCGGGAAAACTCTGAGAGACAG CTGAAAGGTCTTGAGCAGGAGAACAAACACTTGAGCCAGACAGTGTCATCTCTGCGACAGCGCAGCCAAGTCGGTGCTGAAGCTCGTGTCAAAGACGTGGAAAAGGAAAACCGAATCCTCCATGAGTCCATCTGCGAGACGACAAGCAAGCTCAACAAGATGGAGTTTGAGCGGAAACAGCTGA GAAAAGAACTGGAGGCTGTGAAGGAGAAAGGCGAGAGAGCGGAAGAGTTGGAGATTCTCCTACAGAAGCTAGAGCGGGACAACGAAAGTCTGCAGAAGAAAGTGGCCACTCTAGGAATTACATGTGCTAAG GTATCAGCATTGGAGAAGGAGAACACCGACCTGGAAGCAGAGAGCCGGCGCCTCAAGAAGAAGCTGGATGCTCTGAAGAACATGGCTTTCCAGCTTGAGGCTCTGGAGAAGGAGAATTCTCAGTTGGAGCAAGAGAACCTAGAGGCGCGGCGTTCGGCGGAGAGCTTCCGCTCGGCCGGTGCCAAGGCCATGCAGCTAGAGGCCGAGAACAGAGAATTAGAGAGTGAGAGGAGCCAGCTCAAGCGCAGCTTGGAGCTCCTTAAGGCAACCTCAAAGAAGACAGAGAGATTAGAA GTGAGCTACCAGGGCTTGGACACGGAGAACCAGCGCTTGCAGAAGGCGCTGGAGAACAGCAGCAAGAAGATCCAGCAGCTTGAGGCTGAACTGCAAGAAGTCGAGACTGAGAACCAGACCCTTCAACGAAATTTGGAGGAGCTTAAAATCTCCAGCAAGCGCCTGGAGCAGCTGGAGCAAGAG AACAAGACACTGGAGCATGAGAGCTCTCAGCTGGAGAAGGACAAGAAGCTGCTGGAGAAGGAAAACAAGCGCCTGAGGCAGCAGGCCGAGATCCGTGACTCCAAGCTGGATGACAGTAACCAGCGCATCTCGTCCCTGGAGAAGGAGAACCGCACAATGGGCAAGGAGATGATCTTCTTCCGGGACTCATGCACCCGCGTCAAAGACCTAGAGAAGGAGAACAAGGAACTGGTCAAACAAGGCACCATCGATAAGAGGACACTCATAACGCTCAGAGAG GAACTTGTTAGCGAGAAGCTACGCACTCAGCAGATCAACAACGACTTGGAGAAACTGACGCACGAGCTGGAGAAGATTGGGGTGGACAAGGAGAGGCTGCTGCTGGATGAGGACTCTGGCGACAG GTTTAAGCTACTGGAAAGCAAACTGGAGTCCACTCTGAAGTCTTCACTGGAGATTAAGGAGGAGAAGATCGCCGCCCTGGAGGCCAGACTGCAGGAGTCCTCCAATCTGAACCAGCAGCTCCGGCAGGAACTCAAAACT GTGAAAAAGAATTACGAGGCTTTACGGCAGAGGGAAGAGGAAGAGAGAATGGTGCAGACCTCACCCTCTCGTGGCGGGGAAGACGGCCAGACACTCAGTAAATGGGAGAAGGAGAGTCACGAAGCCACAAGGGAACTTCTTAAAGTCAAGGATAGACTTATCGAGGTGGAGAGGAAC AATGCCACATTACATGCAGAGAAGGTTGCGCTGAGGAGCCAACTAAAACAACTGGAGACTCAAAGTTCCAACCTACAGGCTCAGATCGTGGCCGTGCAGAGACAGAGCGCATCCCTACAGGAGAACAACACTGGACTGCAGACGCAGAATGCCAAGCTGCAG GTGGAGAATTCCACGCTGGGCTCGCAGAGTGCCGCCCTCATGGCACAGAACGCTCAGTTGCAGGGCTTGCAGAGCAGCGCGGAGGCTGAGCGCGAGGGGACGCAGCGTGAGAAAGAGGAGCTCCGGTCCACCTACGAGCTACTCCTACGGGACCACGACAAGCTAGCAGCGCTCCACGAGAGGCAAGCGTCAGAGTACGAGGCGCTCATTGGCAAACACGGCGGCCTTAAGACCTCCCACAAGTCTCTTGAGCAGCAGTACCGCGACCTGGAGGACAA GTATAAGCAGTTCCTGCAGAGGAGGGGAGATCTGGAAGAGCTGGAGAAGAACCTGAAGGAGCAGCAAGATAAAATGTCTTCAGAGAACCAGAACCACCGAACCACTGCTGATCAGTACAAACTGCTCAAAGAGGAAAATGACAG ACTGAACACAACATACCAGCAGCTGCAGAGAGACAATGAGAACCTCCAGCTGGACCACAAAAACATCAAGAGTCAACTGAATGGCGCCAAGCTCGAGCAGACCAAGTTAGAAGCTGAGTTTTCCAAGCTCAAAGAGCAGTACCAGCAGCTGGATATCACCTCCACCAAACTCACCAACCAGTGTGAG CTCTTAAGTCAGCTGAAGGGCAACCTAGAAGAGGAGAACCGCCACCTCTTGGATCAGATCCAGACGCTGATGCTGCAAAACCGCACATTGCTGGAGCAGACCATGGAGAGCAAAGACCTTTTCCACGTTGAGCAGAGACAATACAT TGACAAGTTGAATGAGCTGAGGAGACAGAAGGAGAAGCTGGAGGAGAAGATTATGGATCAGTACAAGTTCTACGATCCCTCACCTCCACGCAG ACGAGGCAACTGGATCACATTGAAGATGAAGAAGCTGATCAAGCCCAAAAGTCGGGAGCGAATGCGCTCGCTCACATTGACGCCGTCCCGCTCAGAGTCTGGTGATGGCTTCCTGTCCTTCCCTGCTGACAGCCAGGACAGCTCCTCGGTGGGATCCGGTTCCAACTCCCTTGACGATGCGCTAACTCAAAAGAGGAGCAGCA CCATGAACGACCTACTGCAAACCATGACGGTGGCTGGCGGTCCAAGCGGAGACTGGACAGGCAGCACGGAGAACCTAGACGTGGGTGGCGAGGCAGGGGACTTAAGTGGCGGGCGGCGTGGAGGGGCTGGCGGCAGGCGTATGAAAGAGCTGGCTTTCTCCACCAACGCCATTGACTGTGCCGTCCTCACGTTGCCCTCCACTGCACACGGAAGGGCCACGCAGAGGATCCGTGTCAAAG ACAACGCTTCCTGTGAGGATGTCGCCGGCTCTTCAGACGACCCCAAGATTCAAG CTTCCAGACCCTCCAGTCTCCATAGCAACAGGACCACAAGTAGTATTAGTAACAATAACTCCCAACTCACCTCTCCTTTGGAGGGCAAAG GCACATTGAACGGCATCGCCAGTCGCCCTCAAAGTGAGAGCAGTGGCGAATTCAGCTTGAGTTTGGAGCAAGAAGCCTGGTCCAGCAGCGGCAGCAGTCCTGTCCAGCAGACGTCTTCGCGCTCATCCCACCGGAGCCCTGGGCCCACCCGGGCTACTCTGGAACCGTCAGCCACAGCACCCCTTCCTGGGTGCATCAAAAAGACTGCGTCCCCGGGCAGCGAGGTGCTTTCGCTGCAGCAGTTCCTGGATGAGGGAATCGACCCCGCCGAG TCAGGCAGTCAGGAAAATCTTACCGTGGACTCTCCTCGCCTCCTGGCTTCCTCTGAGCGTGCACAGAAAGAACGCCCAGCCACCCGGGCACGTGGCATCCTGCGGTCGTCCAGCGGCAAAGCGGCGGCCGTCGCCACCGAGCGCCCGCCTCGTTCTTCGGGGCAAGCGGGTCGACCCAGCCTGCGCAAGGCCGAAAGCACACGTGTGAAGGGCTCGGCTCGGCCGGGTCTCTCCGCCCAATCGCGGGCGGTGTCCGTCTCCGAACGCCTGGACCGAGCTTCGGGGTCGGTGTCGGCGTCCACCCTGCCGCGTGCCAGCAGCGTCATCTCCACGGCCGAGGGCAGCTCGCGGCGCACCAGCATCCACGACATGCTCTCCAAGGACAACCGGCCGCCCGTGTCCGTCGATGGGGTCCAATGCCAACTGGCGCCCAGTGAGTACACCCGAACGGGACCCCCAGGTACCCCACCCTTGCCAAAGTCCCTCAGCCTACCGTGCCCGAGCTCGGATGAAGCTGAGCTCCCTGCTCTCGAGTCCTTCCTTGGTCCGTCCTTCACCGCCGAGTCTGTCTTCATGGACTCCATCTTTAGAGAGTCGGCGGCGGGCAAAAGCCTCCCCTTCCTCTCCCTCAATCCCACCCTGGTCAGCAATATCAGCGGTCCTCCCGCGGCCTCGTACCCGTCGAGCCAATCAGACGGCCCGGACGGGTCCGAGCGTTTGGAGGCCGAGGACAATCAATTGTGGTTCGAGTACGGGTGTGTGTGA